The genomic interval GTCGGCGTACGGCCGCATGTCCCAGGCCCGCTCGACGGCCCAGCGCGGACCCTGGAACAGGCCACCGAACGTCTCGACGAACTCCTCGCGGCTCATCTTGTTCACCTGGTCCAGCCGGACCGTGTCGCCCGGCTGCCCCGCGACCGCCGGGCCGAAGTTCTTGCCGACATGGTGGAACAGGATGTTCAGGAAGATCGCGGTCAGGCTGCCGAGCGTGATGCCGCTGCCGAAGATGATCTCGGCCCAGTCCGGCACGGCCTGTGCGACCTGCGGCTGGGCGGTCACGTACATGGCCAGGCCGACGCTCGTCGCGACGATGACGACGTTGCGGTGGTCGTGGAAGTCGACCTTGGTCAGGGTCTGGAAGCCGACCACGGCCACGGTGGCGAACATCGCCAGCGCCGCGCCGCCCAGCACCGGGTGCGGTACGCCGGCCACGATCGCGCCGGCCTTCGGCAGCAGCCCGATCACGATCATGATCGCCCCGGCCGTCGCGACCACCCAGCGGCTGCGGACCCGGGTCAGCCGGACCAGGCCGACGTTCTCGGCGAAGCAGGTGTATGGGAACGAGTTGAAGATGCCGCCGATCGTGGTCGCCAGGCCGTCGGCCCGCAACGCCCGGGCGATGTCCTCGCGGCCGATCCGCTTCTCGACGATCTCGCCGGTCGCGAACACGTCACCGGTGGTCTCCACCGCGGTGATCAGCATGACCACGACCATCGAGATGATCGCCGCCACCGAGAACTTCGGCCAGCCGAAGTAGAACGGTGTCGTCACCCCGGCCCACGCCGCGTCCCCGACCGCGCCGAAGTGCGCGTCGCCGAAGGCCCAGGCCACCAGCGTCCCGGCCACCAGGCCGATCAGTACGGCGATGGTCGCCATGAAGCCCTTGAAGACCCGCTGGATCAGCACGATCAGGGCCAGCGTCCCCAGTGCGTAGGCCATGTTCTTCGCACTGGTCGGTGCGGCGTCCGGGCCGGCCCCGCCGACCGCGTCGCCGGCCGCGACCGGAAGCAGCGCCAGGCCGATGATCGTGATCACCGAGCCGGTCACGACTGGCGGGAAGAACCGGATCAGCTTGCTGAAGTACGGCGCGATGAAGAAGGTGGCCAGGCCGGCGACCAGGACGGCGCCGTAGATCACCAGCAGACCGTCCGTCCCACCGCCAGCGGCCAGGCCGATCGCGATCATCGGCGACACCGCGGTGAACGTCACGCCCTGGAGCAGCGGCAGCCGGACGCCGACCTTCCAGAACCCGACGGACTGGATGATCGAGGCGATGCCGCAGGTGAACAGGTCGGCGTTGATCAGGTGGATGAGCTGCTCGGTGCTGAGACCGATCGCGCTGGCGAGCAGGATCGGTACGATCACCGCTCCGGCGTAGAACGCCAGCACGTGCTGGGCGCCGTACACCGCCAGCTTGCCCGGAGGCAGCAGCTGGTCGACGGGGTGGCGGCTGGTCTGCCGGCTACTGGGTCGCAGGACTGCCTTCATCGGGACACGCTCCTCGGGGTTTTGACCTGCACCCGAGCATCGGCTTACTCGAGCCGCGATGGCACCCGGTGAACATCCGAAGATGAACCGCTCATGAACACATCCCTTTGTGTGATCACACAACTAGAGCGATTTGAGCGCGAGAAACACGTCGACCCGGTCCTCGAGGGTCGACAGATCGCGTCCGGTCAGTTGCTCAACGCGTTCGATCCGATAGCGAACGGTGTTCACGTGCAGGTGCAGCGACTCCGCCGTACGGGTCCAGGAACACGAGCAGGCGAGGAACGCCTGGAGCGTGGTGAGCAGGTCGGCATGGGTACGGCGGTCGTGCTCGAGGACCGCTCCGAGGACGCGGTTGGTGTACGTCCGCCGTACGTCGTCGGGCAGTGTGGCGAGCAAGAGGACGTGGGACGCGACCTCGTCCGAGGTGACCACCGACACCGGCGCGCGGCCGGCGCCGGCTGCACGCTGCGCGAAGCGTGCTTCTTCCAGTGCACCGGCGAGTGCGTCGACTGACGTCTCGCCGCTGATGCCGACTGCCAGACGCCCGCGGTTCAGGCCCGGGGCGAGCCGGCCGAAGGCTCGTCGCAGGTGCTCAGGCAGGCCGGGCGTGGAGGGAAGGAAGCCGACCAGCAGACCGTCGCGTGCGGGCGCGACGACCGCTGGGCCGACCGTCAACGCGACGTCCTCGAGCAGGCTCAGCGCGACCTCACCCGGCCCGTCGTCGCGGAGCTCTGCGACGGCGATGACCATCGGTCGCTCCGAAGGCGCTCCTGCCTGCTTCAGCCTCGCCGCGACCTCGGCCTGGGCGGCGCCGGACTCCACCATCGCGAGCGCGTCCGCGACCAACGGCCGGAGCGCCCGCCTGCCCTCGTCTCGGCGGGCGCGGTCCAGCGCGGCGATCGCGCACAGTTCGTGCACCGCCTCGACGTGGTCGCGGGACCATTCGTTGTGATCGCCCTCGATCACCACGACCCAGGCCGTCAGGCGGTTCCCCAGCCCGGATCCGACCGGGAACAGGCTGTACGACGCATCGATCGTCATCGCCACCGCAGGCGTGCGATCCGCGGTCAGGAACTTGCGGGTCACCGCGTCGATCGCATCGGGATCGAGCTCACCCGGCCCCGGTACGACGTGGCGCCCGGTCGGGGTCAGCACGCGACAGTCGTGCCCGATCTCCGCTGAGATCCGGGCCGCCAGCTCGTCGAGGCTGCGACCGGCCGCGATCGACGACAACAGCTGCCGCTGGCGGACCAGACTCGCCGACAGCCGGGCCCCGGTCTCGGCGGATCCCGCCGCTGCGACGTACTCCGTCACGTCCGCGAACGCGATCTCGACCGGCACCTCGATCAACGTGACCTCGTGCCGTTGACATGCGTCGAGCAGGTCCGCCGGAACATCACCCAGCTGCGCCTTCCCGGCCAGGATCGTGGTCGCCCCTCGACCGGCCATCGAGGCCACGAACACCTCGCTGTCCATCGGCCGCCGCCGCCAGACCAGCCCGGTCAACACCACCTCGCCGCCGTTCAGGTACCGCCCCGGCTCCAGCAGGTCGGTGGTGACCAGCCGCCCGATCGGCCGATCCAGCACTCCGCCCGCGGAATGCAGCAACCGCAACCCGAGCTCGGGCGCGTCCAGCAACTCGGCCAGCAGCACGGCACACCTCCTTTAGAGGAACGTACAACGC from Kribbella sp. NBC_00709 carries:
- the uraD gene encoding 2-oxo-4-hydroxy-4-carboxy-5-ureidoimidazoline decarboxylase produces the protein MKAVLRPSSRQTSRHPVDQLLPPGKLAVYGAQHVLAFYAGAVIVPILLASAIGLSTEQLIHLINADLFTCGIASIIQSVGFWKVGVRLPLLQGVTFTAVSPMIAIGLAAGGGTDGLLVIYGAVLVAGLATFFIAPYFSKLIRFFPPVVTGSVITIIGLALLPVAAGDAVGGAGPDAAPTSAKNMAYALGTLALIVLIQRVFKGFMATIAVLIGLVAGTLVAWAFGDAHFGAVGDAAWAGVTTPFYFGWPKFSVAAIISMVVVMLITAVETTGDVFATGEIVEKRIGREDIARALRADGLATTIGGIFNSFPYTCFAENVGLVRLTRVRSRWVVATAGAIMIVIGLLPKAGAIVAGVPHPVLGGAALAMFATVAVVGFQTLTKVDFHDHRNVVIVATSVGLAMYVTAQPQVAQAVPDWAEIIFGSGITLGSLTAIFLNILFHHVGKNFGPAVAGQPGDTVRLDQVNKMSREEFVETFGGLFQGPRWAVERAWDMRPYADTHALRRSFQEALFSGSRDEQRDLIQAYPQLGSQFVADGLSGEASLRDQSDKGLTFLGDPERDALAAITSAYEERFGFPLVISVRDAESYDRIVEQGRERLDNCENQEHAAALLEIAKIAGYRFDDFVSDANPIHSARTRWSSNR
- a CDS encoding PucR family transcriptional regulator, translated to MLLAELLDAPELGLRLLHSAGGVLDRPIGRLVTTDLLEPGRYLNGGEVVLTGLVWRRRPMDSEVFVASMAGRGATTILAGKAQLGDVPADLLDACQRHEVTLIEVPVEIAFADVTEYVAAAGSAETGARLSASLVRQRQLLSSIAAGRSLDELAARISAEIGHDCRVLTPTGRHVVPGPGELDPDAIDAVTRKFLTADRTPAVAMTIDASYSLFPVGSGLGNRLTAWVVVIEGDHNEWSRDHVEAVHELCAIAALDRARRDEGRRALRPLVADALAMVESGAAQAEVAARLKQAGAPSERPMVIAVAELRDDGPGEVALSLLEDVALTVGPAVVAPARDGLLVGFLPSTPGLPEHLRRAFGRLAPGLNRGRLAVGISGETSVDALAGALEEARFAQRAAGAGRAPVSVVTSDEVASHVLLLATLPDDVRRTYTNRVLGAVLEHDRRTHADLLTTLQAFLACSCSWTRTAESLHLHVNTVRYRIERVEQLTGRDLSTLEDRVDVFLALKSL